A stretch of DNA from Acidobacteriota bacterium:
TGTTCGGGTCGATGAGGACACGGGACGCGCCTTCGGGCCCCTCCTGGACGTAAAGAGGAGACTGGTTCTGGAGGCCGTCGTTTTTCGTGTAGAAAAGCAGGCCACCGGCCTCGACCGGCGTGTCCATTTTCTCGTAGTTCCACAGCGCCTTGAGCCGCTTGGCGATGGCCGGCCGAGCCGGGACGGCGTCGAGGTAGCGCCGCGTGACGGCGTTTTGGGCCTCCGTCCAGGCGGCCACTTCGGGCGATTCACCGTTCTCCAGCCAGCGGTAGGGATCCGAAATCGCCGTGCCGAAGTAGTCGTCGGTCACCTTTTCGGCGCGGGTGGCCGGGTACGAGATCCCCGCCCCGGGACTTTCCGCCCCCCCAGCCAGACAGACGGCCAGGGCCAGCGCTCCGAGGACCGTTTCCTTCGTGAATGTGCGCATGGGGCTTTACTCCTTCCGATCGGACTTGGTCATGGATCAGTGAACCTTCGGTGAATCCGCTGGAGAATCGGCGTCTCCCGACGGCGTGAGCGGAACATCGGCATAGGCGCGATGGAGGTCGAGAATCTCCCCTTCGTGGCCGAGGAAGCAGGCGAGCACCTCCGGGTCGAAGTGGCCCGGGCGGACGCGCGCGTCCCCGGCGGCGAGGATCCGGAGGGCCTCCGCGTGGCCCAGCGGCGGCTTGTAGGGACGCGCGCTGCGGAGGGCGTCGTACACGTCCACCACCTTCACGATGCGCGCCGAGAGGGGGATGGCCTCCCCGGAAAGACCGTCGGGATAGCCGGTCCCGTCCCAGTTCTCGTGGTGGCACAGGGCGATCTCCCTGGCCATGCCCAGCCGGGGCGAATCTCCCAGGATCACGGCGCCGTAGCGCGGATGGCGCCGCACCCAGGACCACTCCTCCTGGGTCAAGGCACCCGGCTTCCTCAGGACGGCGGGAGGGAGGCTGAGCTTTCCCACGTCGTGCATCTGCGCGCTGTGGCCGATCCACTTGAGGAAATCGCCGCCGCATCCCAGGCGGCCGGCGAGCAGGACGGAGGCGGCGTTGACCCGCAGGATGTGGTTCCCCGTGTCCTGGTCGTTCAGCTCGGCGGCGCGGGCCAGGGCGGTCATCATGTAGACGAAGGAGGCCTCGGTCTCCCGGACCTGCTCCGAAAGGCGCTCCAGAAAGCCCCGCTCGAGGGCCAGGGTCCTCAGCACCTGGGCGTCGTGGATGTTCACCTCCTGGGAGTAGCCGGCGGCGAGGACCCAATGGTCCCCGTGGGAGAGGCCGGCGAGGCCCGCCAGGGTCCCAGGGGGGCCGAAAAGGGGCTCCAGGTCCGAGGGGAGCCTCCCGCCCAGCCAGAAGAGTCCCCCTTCCCGCCCCGCCGGCTCCAGGCCCCTTTCCAGGCAGGCGAGGGGGATGCGCGCCGGAGTGGACTCCAGGCGTCCCTCCACCAGGCGGAAGGCCGTTCCGGCCAGCGT
This window harbors:
- a CDS encoding HD domain-containing phosphohydrolase: MTHRILVADDDALVRAILSGVLEPEGYDLSEAVAGAEVLAHVNLSPPDLIVLDLELPGGDGFSVLKALKEEESTRFIPIVVITGLEDRESRIRSLELGADDFLLKPVDPLELRARVRSLLRFKRMNDQLLNAYRQIGDLGAIAEGLFLSREPLDRLGEAVVAALLREGGADSLRPSRLWAGSEQAGTLAGTAFRLVEGRLESTPARIPLACLERGLEPAGREGGLFWLGGRLPSDLEPLFGPPGTLAGLAGLSHGDHWVLAAGYSQEVNIHDAQVLRTLALERGFLERLSEQVRETEASFVYMMTALARAAELNDQDTGNHILRVNAASVLLAGRLGCGGDFLKWIGHSAQMHDVGKLSLPPAVLRKPGALTQEEWSWVRRHPRYGAVILGDSPRLGMAREIALCHHENWDGTGYPDGLSGEAIPLSARIVKVVDVYDALRSARPYKPPLGHAEALRILAAGDARVRPGHFDPEVLACFLGHEGEILDLHRAYADVPLTPSGDADSPADSPKVH